The following are encoded together in the Rhizobium tumorigenes genome:
- the miaA gene encoding tRNA (adenosine(37)-N6)-dimethylallyltransferase MiaA translates to MMGNPVNDIDAILITGPTASGKSGMAVELASLYDGVVINADSMQVYDTLRILTARPSIEDTKGIPHHLYGHVPAGDAYSTGMWLRQISELLAELRRERRMPVIVGGTGLYFKALTGGLSPMPEIPAELREGLRQRLIEDGAEPLHRELAQRDPAMAASLKPQDGQRIVRALEVKLATGQSLAALQGLAGPVIIDPARARKIVVLPERQVLHERIERRFEVMLADGAEKEVADLLTFGLSPQQPVMKAIGVSQIAAMLRGEIGREEVIELGSAGTRQYAKRQMTWFRNQMDQSWERIG, encoded by the coding sequence ATGATGGGAAACCCTGTGAACGACATCGACGCGATCCTGATAACCGGGCCGACCGCCAGCGGCAAGTCCGGCATGGCCGTGGAGCTTGCCAGCCTGTACGACGGCGTGGTGATCAATGCCGACAGCATGCAGGTCTACGACACGCTGCGGATCCTCACCGCGCGCCCATCCATTGAGGATACGAAGGGCATTCCCCACCATCTCTACGGTCACGTCCCGGCCGGAGATGCCTATTCGACCGGAATGTGGCTGCGGCAGATTTCGGAGCTTTTGGCAGAACTCCGCCGGGAGCGTCGCATGCCGGTCATCGTCGGCGGAACCGGGCTCTATTTCAAGGCTTTGACAGGCGGACTTTCTCCCATGCCGGAAATCCCGGCCGAACTTCGTGAGGGTCTGCGCCAGCGGCTTATCGAAGACGGGGCGGAACCGCTCCACCGTGAACTGGCGCAGCGCGACCCGGCGATGGCGGCTAGCCTCAAGCCGCAGGACGGGCAACGCATCGTCAGGGCGCTTGAAGTGAAGCTTGCTACAGGCCAGTCGCTCGCCGCGCTACAGGGACTTGCCGGACCGGTCATCATCGACCCCGCCCGCGCCCGCAAGATCGTCGTACTGCCCGAGCGGCAGGTGCTGCACGAGCGCATCGAACGCCGGTTCGAGGTGATGCTTGCTGATGGTGCGGAGAAAGAGGTAGCCGATCTGCTGACGTTCGGCCTTTCGCCGCAACAGCCCGTCATGAAGGCTATCGGCGTCTCGCAGATTGCGGCGATGTTGCGCGGCGAAATCGGTCGAGAGGAGGTCATCGAACTCGGTTCGGCTGGGACCCGGCAATATGCAAAGCGGCAGATGACCTGGTTTCGTAACCAGATGGATCAAAGCTGGGAGCGGATCGGATGA
- the serB gene encoding phosphoserine phosphatase SerB — protein sequence MAFVATLIANPSNPVLVSRLAEQAADAVKASGLYWLADGIACDIALRDGTDLDAAEASLRSVIGSGPIDLVIQDAETRRKKLLVADMDSTMIAQECIDELAAEVGLKDQVATITAQAMNGEIDFEPALRARVSLLKGLPISVVDEVIARRITLTPGGPQLIATMKAKGFYTALVSGGFTVFTSRIGATLGFNEDRANVLLEDNGVLTGFVAEPILGRQAKVDALTEIAATLGISTEDAIAVGDGANDLGMLELAGSGVALHAKPAVAAEARMRIDHADLTALLYIQGYRKTDFVDA from the coding sequence ATGGCCTTCGTTGCCACGCTTATTGCCAATCCGTCAAACCCCGTTCTCGTCTCCCGCCTCGCGGAACAGGCGGCCGATGCGGTGAAAGCATCGGGACTTTATTGGCTGGCTGATGGCATCGCCTGCGACATCGCCCTCCGGGACGGCACCGACCTGGACGCTGCGGAGGCGAGCCTCAGGAGCGTAATCGGCAGCGGACCCATCGATCTCGTCATCCAGGACGCCGAGACACGACGCAAGAAATTACTGGTGGCCGACATGGATTCAACGATGATCGCCCAGGAATGCATCGACGAGCTGGCAGCCGAAGTCGGCCTGAAGGATCAGGTCGCGACCATCACCGCGCAGGCCATGAACGGCGAGATCGACTTCGAACCCGCCCTGCGCGCCCGCGTCTCGCTGCTGAAGGGGCTGCCGATCTCGGTCGTCGACGAAGTGATCGCCAGGCGCATCACCCTTACACCCGGCGGCCCGCAACTGATCGCCACCATGAAGGCGAAGGGCTTCTACACCGCCCTCGTCTCCGGCGGCTTCACTGTCTTCACCAGCCGCATCGGCGCCACTCTCGGCTTCAATGAAGATCGCGCCAACGTACTGCTGGAAGACAATGGCGTGCTCACCGGCTTCGTCGCCGAGCCGATCCTCGGCCGGCAGGCAAAGGTCGATGCCCTCACCGAAATCGCGGCCACCCTCGGCATCTCCACCGAGGACGCGATTGCGGTCGGCGACGGAGCCAACGATCTCGGTATGCTGGAGCTCGCCGGCTCCGGCGTCGCCCTGCATGCAAAACCAGCGGTCGCCGCTGAGGCAAGAATGCGCATAGACCACGCCGACCTTACTGCGCTTCTGTATATTCAGGGTTACCGCAAAACCGACTTTGTCGACGCGTGA
- a CDS encoding GNAT family N-acetyltransferase: MIILETDRLIIRNWREPDRDFFFEVNSDQKVMEFYPVRRDRANADAFFDHLHRLISETGLGFYALESKATGETVGFCGLARTDLEPFIPLGTVEIGWRMPVRFWGQGFISEAATALLRHGFETLHLDEIVSFAVHNNHRSTAVMRRIGMHRDMNGDFDHPRVPDSKPALKHHVLYRLTADQWRDAEGAA; the protein is encoded by the coding sequence ATGATCATTCTCGAAACCGACCGCCTGATCATTCGCAACTGGCGCGAACCGGACCGTGATTTTTTCTTCGAGGTGAATTCCGACCAGAAGGTCATGGAATTTTACCCCGTCCGCCGGGACCGGGCCAACGCGGATGCCTTCTTCGACCATCTGCATCGGCTGATTTCCGAAACAGGCCTTGGCTTCTATGCGCTCGAAAGCAAGGCGACCGGCGAGACCGTCGGGTTCTGCGGTCTTGCCCGCACAGATCTCGAACCGTTCATTCCGCTCGGAACGGTCGAAATCGGCTGGCGTATGCCGGTGCGGTTCTGGGGACAGGGGTTCATCAGCGAGGCGGCAACTGCCCTGCTCCGTCACGGCTTCGAGACCCTACACCTCGACGAGATCGTCTCCTTCGCCGTCCATAACAACCACCGCTCAACCGCAGTCATGCGACGCATCGGCATGCACCGGGATATGAACGGCGATTTCGATCATCCCCGCGTCCCCGACAGCAAGCCGGCGCTGAAGCATCACGTGCTCTACCGGCTGACGGCAGACCAGTGGCGCGACGCCGAAGGTGCGGCCTGA
- a CDS encoding Do family serine endopeptidase, whose amino-acid sequence MASTACPTLRRSLALMAGAALVAGSTFNGFERAYAEGTTNVLSGVPGTMPATPAPPNATTPPTPSGPLPVPPAGSAAPAAPRPPMAGPASVADLAAGLLDAVVNISTSQKVKGEGTVSTPKMPDGSPFQDLFNDFFKDKPGQSNNHKVSSLGSGFVIDPKGYVVTNNHVIEGADDIEVIFPDGTKLKAKLVGTDTKTDLSVLKVEPKQPLKSVHFGDSSQMRIGDWVMAVGNPFGLGGSVTVGIVSARGRNINAGPYDNFIQTDAAINKGNSGGPLFNMRGEVIGINTAIISPSGGSIGIGFSVPSEIAEGVVKQLMDFGETRRGWLGVRIQPVTDDVSESLGLPSAKGALVAGVIKGGPVDNGSIIAGDVILNFDGKAVNEMRDLPRVVAESPVGKAVDVVVMRNGKQETVKVTLGKLDDTPAAADDKSTVPDAAPGGSNGNGVINPDGDGAGDDDGMDDDQEDQGDAAPAPNADTVQTVLGMQLAGLNADNRKTFGIADSVDGVVVMQVAPGSPALEKGLKPGDVIVEVAQEFMKTPGSISAKVTSLKKEGRRNAQMMIAAPNGDLRFIAVPLE is encoded by the coding sequence ATGGCTTCGACCGCTTGCCCGACCCTTCGACGTTCGCTTGCCCTGATGGCTGGCGCGGCCCTTGTCGCCGGCTCCACTTTCAACGGCTTCGAACGGGCTTATGCGGAAGGCACGACGAATGTCCTGTCAGGCGTGCCGGGCACCATGCCGGCCACTCCCGCGCCGCCGAACGCCACGACCCCGCCGACGCCGTCAGGTCCGTTGCCGGTTCCACCGGCAGGATCTGCGGCGCCTGCCGCCCCGCGCCCTCCGATGGCAGGACCTGCCTCGGTTGCCGATCTCGCAGCCGGGTTGCTAGACGCCGTCGTCAACATCTCGACCTCGCAGAAGGTCAAGGGCGAGGGCACCGTGTCGACGCCGAAGATGCCGGACGGATCGCCTTTCCAGGATCTGTTCAACGACTTCTTCAAGGATAAGCCCGGGCAGAGCAACAATCACAAGGTCAGTTCGCTGGGGTCCGGCTTCGTCATCGATCCGAAGGGCTATGTCGTCACCAACAACCACGTCATCGAGGGCGCCGACGATATCGAGGTGATCTTTCCGGATGGCACCAAGCTGAAGGCAAAGCTCGTCGGTACCGACACCAAGACAGACCTTTCCGTCCTCAAGGTCGAGCCGAAGCAGCCGTTGAAGTCGGTTCACTTCGGTGATTCCAGCCAGATGCGTATCGGCGACTGGGTGATGGCCGTCGGCAATCCCTTCGGTCTTGGCGGCTCTGTGACGGTCGGGATCGTTTCGGCGCGTGGCCGCAACATCAATGCCGGCCCCTACGACAATTTCATCCAGACGGACGCCGCGATCAACAAGGGCAATTCCGGCGGCCCGCTGTTCAATATGCGCGGTGAGGTGATCGGCATCAACACGGCGATCATCTCGCCGAGCGGCGGTTCCATCGGCATCGGCTTCTCCGTGCCGTCTGAAATCGCCGAGGGCGTCGTCAAGCAGCTGATGGATTTTGGCGAGACGCGTCGCGGCTGGTTGGGGGTGCGTATCCAGCCTGTCACCGACGATGTGTCGGAGAGCCTCGGACTGCCGTCGGCCAAGGGCGCGCTGGTAGCGGGTGTCATCAAGGGCGGTCCGGTCGACAATGGCTCGATCATTGCGGGCGACGTCATTCTCAATTTTGACGGCAAGGCTGTCAACGAAATGCGCGACCTGCCGCGGGTCGTCGCCGAAAGTCCGGTCGGCAAGGCCGTCGATGTCGTGGTGATGCGCAACGGCAAGCAGGAGACAGTCAAGGTGACGCTCGGCAAGCTGGACGACACGCCCGCTGCGGCAGACGACAAATCCACGGTTCCAGATGCGGCGCCCGGGGGCTCCAACGGCAATGGCGTCATCAACCCGGACGGCGACGGCGCTGGCGATGACGACGGGATGGACGACGATCAGGAAGACCAGGGCGACGCTGCACCGGCTCCGAACGCCGATACAGTCCAGACCGTGCTCGGCATGCAGCTCGCCGGCCTCAACGCCGACAACCGCAAGACCTTCGGTATTGCCGACAGCGTCGACGGTGTCGTCGTCATGCAGGTGGCGCCGGGATCGCCGGCCCTCGAAAAGGGCCTGAAGCCCGGCGACGTGATCGTCGAGGTGGCGCAGGAGTTCATGAAGACGCCTGGATCGATCTCGGCCAAGGTGACCTCACTGAAAAAGGAAGGCCGTCGCAACGCTCAGATGATGATCGCCGCGCCCAACGGCGACCTGCGCTTCATTGCCGTGCCGCTAGAGTAG
- the hflC gene encoding protease modulator HflC, whose product MSSSRLPAIVIAIVVLLFIVYSSVFVVNAREQAVLVRFGQIQSVKSEPGIYFKLPFAFADADRVQYVSKQALRFDLDNIRVQVKGGATFDVDAFVVYRIADARKFRETVSGDRTAAESQLRTRFDASLRRVYGLREFDAALSDERVSMMLEVRNDLHKDAETLGLQIDDVRIRRTDLTQDVSQKTYDRMRAERLAEAELLRAEGTEEGQRRRAVADRQVVEIVADASKDSEVLRGQGEAERARIFADAFSRDPAFFQFYRSMAAYTTALGSGTTTMVLSPTSDFFRYFQNPNGMPPAPQPGAPALAAPSASAPLALPGAPAVN is encoded by the coding sequence ATGTCCTCCAGTCGTCTTCCGGCGATCGTCATCGCCATCGTCGTGCTCCTGTTCATCGTCTATTCGTCGGTGTTCGTCGTCAACGCCCGCGAGCAGGCCGTTCTGGTCCGCTTCGGTCAGATCCAGTCGGTGAAGTCCGAGCCGGGCATCTATTTCAAGCTGCCTTTCGCCTTCGCCGACGCCGACCGCGTCCAGTATGTCTCCAAGCAGGCCTTGCGCTTCGATCTGGACAACATCCGCGTTCAGGTTAAGGGCGGCGCCACTTTCGATGTCGATGCCTTCGTGGTCTATCGCATCGCCGATGCCCGCAAGTTCCGTGAAACCGTGTCGGGTGACCGCACGGCGGCCGAATCGCAGCTTCGTACCCGCTTCGACGCCTCTCTGCGTCGGGTTTACGGTCTGCGCGAATTCGATGCCGCGCTATCCGACGAGCGCGTATCGATGATGCTCGAAGTCCGCAACGACCTGCACAAGGATGCGGAAACGCTGGGTCTCCAGATCGATGACGTCCGCATCCGGCGCACCGACCTGACGCAGGACGTGTCGCAGAAGACCTACGACCGCATGCGCGCCGAGCGCCTGGCGGAAGCGGAACTGCTGCGCGCCGAGGGCACAGAAGAAGGCCAGCGTCGCCGTGCTGTCGCCGACCGCCAGGTCGTCGAGATCGTTGCCGACGCCAGCAAGGATTCGGAAGTCCTGCGCGGTCAGGGCGAAGCGGAGCGGGCGCGGATCTTTGCGGATGCATTTTCGCGCGATCCTGCCTTCTTCCAGTTCTACCGGTCGATGGCCGCCTACACGACGGCTCTGGGTTCGGGGACGACGACGATGGTGTTGTCGCCGACATCGGATTTCTTCCGGTATTTCCAGAACCCGAACGGCATGCCGCCTGCACCGCAGCCAGGCGCACCCGCCCTGGCCGCGCCATCGGCCAGCGCACCTCTCGCCCTGCCGGGAGCGCCAGCCGTCAACTGA
- the hflK gene encoding FtsH protease activity modulator HflK, whose translation MPWSNQNGGGPWGGGGSGGGNGGGGDKPGPWGKGPNRPRGNGGGGPPDLEDIIRRGQERLRGIIPGGFNSGIFLIVAAVVVVFWLIQCIYTVQPDERGVELRFGKPKEEVSLPGLHFHLWPMDQINIVKVTEQLQSIGGRGSANSTSGLMLSGDQNILNVQFTVLFTVSDPKAYLFNLENPAETLQQVSESAMREVVGRRPAQDAFRDNRQPIASEVQNIIQGTMDRYGSGIAINRVNIEDVAPPREVADAFEEVQRADQDKQRLVEEANQYANQKLGGARGQAAQNREEAAAYKDRVVKEAEGEAQRFVSVYDQYVKAPDVTRERLFLETMESVLKNSNKVIIDQKQGVLPYLPLNGIGKVVPPAAATEGGK comes from the coding sequence ATGCCCTGGAGTAATCAGAATGGCGGCGGTCCCTGGGGCGGCGGTGGCAGCGGCGGCGGTAATGGTGGCGGTGGCGACAAGCCAGGCCCCTGGGGCAAGGGTCCCAACCGTCCGCGCGGCAACGGCGGGGGCGGTCCTCCCGATCTGGAAGACATCATCCGACGCGGCCAGGAGCGCCTGCGGGGAATCATTCCAGGCGGTTTCAACAGCGGCATTTTCCTGATCGTTGCTGCGGTCGTCGTCGTTTTCTGGCTTATCCAGTGCATCTACACCGTCCAGCCGGACGAGCGCGGCGTCGAACTGCGCTTCGGCAAGCCGAAAGAGGAAGTCTCGCTTCCCGGTCTTCATTTCCACCTTTGGCCGATGGACCAGATCAATATCGTCAAGGTCACCGAACAGCTGCAGAGCATCGGTGGACGCGGCAGTGCAAATTCCACCTCCGGCCTGATGCTGTCGGGTGACCAGAACATCCTGAACGTCCAGTTCACGGTGCTGTTCACGGTGAGCGACCCCAAGGCCTATCTATTCAATCTGGAAAATCCCGCAGAAACCCTGCAGCAGGTGTCCGAGAGCGCTATGCGTGAAGTCGTCGGTCGTCGTCCGGCACAGGATGCATTCCGCGACAACCGTCAGCCGATCGCCAGCGAAGTCCAGAACATCATCCAGGGCACGATGGACCGCTACGGCTCGGGTATCGCCATCAACCGCGTCAACATCGAGGATGTCGCTCCGCCTCGCGAAGTTGCCGATGCCTTCGAAGAAGTGCAGCGTGCCGACCAGGACAAGCAGCGCCTCGTCGAAGAAGCCAACCAGTATGCCAACCAGAAGCTCGGTGGCGCACGCGGCCAGGCGGCGCAGAACCGCGAAGAAGCGGCCGCCTACAAGGACCGTGTCGTCAAGGAAGCCGAGGGTGAGGCCCAGCGCTTCGTGTCGGTCTACGACCAGTACGTCAAGGCGCCCGATGTCACCCGCGAACGCCTGTTCCTTGAAACGATGGAATCCGTCTTGAAGAATTCGAACAAGGTCATCATCGACCAGAAGCAGGGCGTGCTGCCCTACCTGCCGCTGAACGGGATCGGCAAGGTCGTTCCGCCGGCTGCCGCGACAGAGGGGGGTAAGTAA
- a CDS encoding dihydrofolate reductase has product MSDIRQVIVVAISRNSIIGRDGAMPWRLSTDLKRFKALTSGKPVIMGRKTFQSIGKPLPGRPNFIVTRDPNFAPEDVTVVNSLQDALAQASERARLDGVDEICIIGGGEIYRQAMETAERMYVTHIETEVEGDTSFPAIDPAVWQEEAELAVPAGERDSFATRFVTYRRR; this is encoded by the coding sequence ATGTCGGACATAAGGCAGGTCATCGTCGTCGCGATTTCGCGAAACAGCATCATCGGCCGGGATGGTGCCATGCCATGGCGGTTGTCCACCGACCTCAAGCGTTTCAAGGCATTGACGTCGGGAAAGCCGGTCATCATGGGCCGCAAGACGTTCCAGTCGATCGGCAAGCCGCTGCCGGGAAGGCCGAACTTCATCGTCACCCGCGACCCCAATTTCGCTCCAGAAGACGTTACCGTTGTGAACTCCCTGCAGGATGCGCTTGCGCAAGCATCCGAAAGGGCAAGGCTTGATGGGGTGGATGAAATCTGCATCATCGGTGGCGGAGAGATCTATCGCCAGGCGATGGAGACCGCCGAGCGCATGTATGTGACGCACATCGAGACAGAGGTTGAGGGAGACACATCCTTCCCGGCGATCGACCCGGCGGTATGGCAGGAAGAGGCCGAGTTGGCAGTCCCCGCTGGCGAGCGAGACAGCTTTGCAACGCGCTTCGTGACGTATCGTCGCCGGTGA
- the yghU gene encoding glutathione-dependent disulfide-bond oxidoreductase, producing MTENTEYKPASVWTWDKASGGRFANINRPIAGATHEKALPVGKHPLQLYSLATPNGVKVTVMLEELLALGHEGAEYDAWLIRINEGDQFGSDFVDINPNSKIPALMDRSGPTPVRVFESGSILFYLAEKFGAFLPTEQPIRTECMSWLFWQMGSAPYLGGGFGHFYAYAPTKMEYPINRFTMETKRQLDVLDRRLADNEYLAGSDYTIADIAVWPWYGALAKGWLYEAAEFLQVQEYKNLQRWTDLIGERPAVQRGRMVNRVFGEPSSQLHERHDAADFDTKTQDKNPS from the coding sequence ATGACCGAGAACACCGAATACAAGCCCGCCAGCGTCTGGACATGGGACAAGGCAAGCGGCGGGCGGTTCGCCAATATCAACCGGCCCATCGCCGGAGCCACCCATGAAAAGGCGCTTCCTGTCGGCAAGCATCCCCTGCAGCTCTATTCCCTGGCGACACCCAACGGTGTGAAAGTCACGGTCATGCTCGAGGAACTGCTGGCCCTCGGCCACGAAGGGGCTGAATACGATGCCTGGCTGATCCGCATCAACGAAGGCGACCAGTTCGGCAGCGACTTCGTCGACATCAATCCGAATTCCAAGATCCCGGCCCTGATGGATCGCAGCGGACCGACACCGGTACGCGTTTTCGAATCAGGCTCGATCCTGTTCTATCTCGCCGAAAAATTCGGCGCCTTCCTGCCGACGGAACAGCCGATCCGCACGGAATGCATGTCCTGGCTGTTCTGGCAGATGGGCAGCGCCCCCTATCTCGGCGGCGGCTTCGGCCACTTTTACGCCTACGCACCGACAAAGATGGAATACCCGATTAACCGCTTCACGATGGAAACGAAACGCCAGCTGGACGTCCTCGACCGCCGGCTTGCCGACAACGAATATCTGGCCGGCTCGGACTACACCATCGCCGATATCGCAGTCTGGCCTTGGTACGGTGCGCTGGCCAAGGGCTGGCTTTACGAAGCAGCCGAGTTCCTGCAGGTCCAGGAATACAAGAACCTGCAGCGTTGGACCGACCTGATCGGCGAACGCCCCGCAGTCCAGCGCGGCCGCATGGTCAATCGCGTGTTTGGAGAACCGTCGAGCCAGTTGCACGAGCGCCACGATGCCGCCGATTTCGACACGAAGACGCAGGACAAGAACCCGTCGTAA
- a CDS encoding c-type cytochrome, which produces MQVAAFTVAMMIGGATGVSAEDIAHGKKVFQLCTQCHVVDRERNGFGPYLKGVVGRPAGAVAGYRYSKAMSDAGAAGLVWDEAALSAFLSSPKKKVPGTTMPFWGLWSDSEIKDVIAYLRANP; this is translated from the coding sequence ATGCAGGTGGCGGCTTTCACAGTCGCTATGATGATCGGCGGAGCGACGGGGGTGTCGGCCGAGGATATTGCGCATGGCAAGAAAGTCTTCCAGCTCTGCACGCAATGCCATGTGGTTGACCGCGAGAGGAACGGCTTCGGTCCCTATCTGAAGGGCGTCGTCGGCAGGCCTGCCGGGGCCGTTGCCGGCTATCGATATTCCAAGGCCATGAGCGACGCCGGTGCCGCGGGACTGGTGTGGGACGAGGCCGCGCTTTCGGCGTTTCTCTCCAGTCCGAAGAAGAAGGTGCCGGGCACCACAATGCCGTTCTGGGGGCTATGGAGCGACAGCGAGATCAAAGACGTAATTGCATACCTGCGCGCCAATCCGTGA
- the nhaA gene encoding Na+/H+ antiporter NhaA — protein sequence MKTVKKSKFPIRPMSFVRHFLESSSAGGIVLMVSAVVALAVANSPFYPVYADTLHLYVGGLSILHWVNDGLMAIFFLMVGMEIKREVLDGQLSTWSRRILPGVAAIGGMLVPALIYLSFNLGEAGHPKGWAIPSATDIAFALGVLSLLGPAVPTSLRVFLTALAIIDDLGAVLIIAVFYTGDLNVYALGGAAVTLLALVALNRAGVTRLVPYLALGAILWFLTLQSGIHATLAGVALAFTIPLRAIAKKTDTEASPLLTLEHGIQPWVNFLIVPIFGFANAGVSFAGLSLGAFVDPVPLGVATGLFLGKQLGVFAFSAAVIRMGWAELPRHATWLQLYGVALLCGIGFTMSLFIGLLAFASDPMLQDETKLGVLLGSFLSAIVGAILLKTTGNNDTQPERPASA from the coding sequence ATGAAAACAGTAAAAAAATCGAAGTTTCCAATCCGGCCGATGTCGTTCGTGCGGCATTTCTTGGAGAGTTCGTCCGCAGGCGGCATCGTTCTCATGGTGTCCGCAGTGGTGGCGCTGGCCGTCGCCAACTCACCCTTCTATCCTGTGTATGCGGACACCCTGCATCTCTACGTCGGAGGTCTTTCGATACTTCATTGGGTCAACGATGGCCTGATGGCAATATTCTTTCTGATGGTCGGCATGGAGATCAAGCGGGAAGTTCTCGACGGCCAGTTGTCGACCTGGTCGCGCCGGATCCTCCCTGGTGTCGCAGCGATCGGCGGAATGCTGGTGCCCGCCCTCATCTATCTCTCGTTCAATCTCGGGGAAGCCGGGCATCCGAAGGGCTGGGCTATCCCGTCTGCCACCGATATCGCCTTCGCTCTCGGCGTCCTGTCGCTGCTCGGGCCGGCAGTCCCGACATCGCTGCGCGTTTTCCTGACGGCCCTCGCAATCATCGACGATCTCGGCGCAGTGCTGATCATTGCGGTGTTCTATACCGGCGACCTCAATGTCTATGCGCTCGGCGGCGCTGCCGTGACACTGCTCGCGCTGGTAGCACTCAACCGCGCCGGCGTGACACGCCTGGTGCCTTACTTGGCGCTGGGCGCAATCCTGTGGTTCCTGACGCTGCAGTCGGGCATCCATGCGACGCTCGCCGGTGTCGCCCTCGCCTTCACCATCCCGCTGAGGGCCATCGCGAAGAAAACAGATACGGAAGCCTCTCCGCTGCTGACGCTGGAGCACGGCATACAGCCCTGGGTCAATTTCCTGATCGTGCCAATTTTCGGGTTTGCCAATGCCGGCGTTTCGTTTGCCGGACTGTCGCTTGGTGCTTTCGTCGATCCCGTCCCGCTCGGGGTGGCAACCGGCCTGTTCCTCGGCAAGCAGCTTGGCGTCTTCGCCTTCTCGGCCGCAGTCATCCGCATGGGTTGGGCGGAACTGCCCCGGCACGCGACCTGGCTTCAACTCTACGGCGTCGCCCTTCTCTGCGGCATCGGTTTCACCATGAGCCTGTTCATCGGCCTGCTGGCCTTTGCCTCGGACCCGATGCTGCAGGATGAAACCAAGCTCGGCGTCCTGCTCGGCTCGTTCTTGTCTGCAATTGTCGGCGCGATACTCCTCAAGACCACCGGCAACAACGATACCCAGCCGGAGAGGCCGGCAAGCGCCTGA
- a CDS encoding thymidylate synthase, which produces MARHPEYQYLDLLEHLLEKGDRRIDRTGVGTLSTFGAMMRFDLSDGSFPVYTTKRVFWKTAVKEMLWFLTGQTNIQSLLRENVRIWTDWPLDKYRKATGDDISQEAFEERVLGDDAFAEEWGDLGPVYGKQWRRWLDADGQEHDQIAAVIQTLKSNPSSRRMLFHAWNVGELDRMALSPCHMTYQFYVSNIAEEGVASGSGKKGKLSLLVGQRSCDVGLGNPFNLAQQAALVHMVAQQVDMTPGELIWVGGDVHLYLNHVDLARTILSREPRPFPKLRLLRHPDSIDDYRIEDFEVSGYDPHPAIEAPVAV; this is translated from the coding sequence ATGGCCCGGCACCCCGAATACCAGTACCTGGATCTGCTGGAACATCTTCTGGAGAAAGGCGACCGACGCATCGACAGGACCGGCGTCGGCACGCTGTCGACGTTCGGCGCGATGATGCGCTTCGACCTGTCCGATGGAAGTTTCCCGGTCTACACCACCAAGCGGGTATTCTGGAAAACGGCCGTCAAGGAAATGCTGTGGTTCCTGACGGGGCAGACCAACATCCAGTCATTGCTGCGCGAGAACGTCCGGATCTGGACCGACTGGCCGCTCGATAAATATCGCAAGGCAACCGGCGACGATATTTCGCAGGAGGCCTTCGAGGAGCGCGTGCTCGGCGACGACGCTTTCGCTGAGGAGTGGGGCGATCTCGGGCCTGTCTACGGCAAGCAGTGGCGGCGGTGGCTGGATGCGGACGGTCAGGAGCACGACCAGATCGCAGCTGTCATCCAGACACTGAAGTCCAATCCCTCCAGCCGGCGCATGCTGTTCCACGCCTGGAACGTCGGTGAACTCGACCGGATGGCGCTCAGCCCGTGCCATATGACTTACCAGTTCTATGTCAGCAATATCGCAGAAGAGGGCGTCGCTTCTGGGTCGGGCAAGAAAGGCAAACTTTCGCTGCTGGTCGGCCAGCGATCCTGCGACGTCGGCCTTGGCAATCCGTTCAATCTCGCCCAGCAGGCGGCGCTGGTCCATATGGTTGCCCAGCAGGTGGACATGACGCCGGGCGAACTGATCTGGGTCGGGGGAGATGTGCACCTCTATCTCAACCATGTCGATCTGGCCCGCACGATCCTCAGTCGCGAGCCCCGGCCGTTTCCGAAGCTTCGCCTGTTGCGCCATCCAGACAGCATCGACGATTATCGCATCGAGGACTTCGAGGTCAGCGGCTACGATCCGCATCCGGCCATCGAGGCCCCGGTCGCGGTGTAG